One Misgurnus anguillicaudatus chromosome 19, ASM2758022v2, whole genome shotgun sequence genomic region harbors:
- the tmc5 gene encoding transmembrane channel-like protein 5 produces MRRLSVYPKPGTSLGNLGLLANEIQQEVENNTSDLVSELVDLSAGARIQAIRSLPVSCDERRTIRNRVISVKNSKTIFNVDCGQQVSRSFRRFGVNVASVRQRLVMWHGTLKDIGGRFGTSVLTYFLFLKWLLKFNLFSLIINFGFITIPQIVHAPNITNVTAFRGLELLTGVGYFNQTVLFYGGYNGEVIVSKPAYNMQLAYFFTIAAYLVLCGISLIYSMSRSFQKNFVLESGPVSGGAWRLLCSWDFSVVNEKAIQNNKNNLGIELKESLSERLQRKRTMAVSDWIKHVSLHLLAWLLSSGLAVGSCASIYFLGINQLKSNLNHDPKDLKAEASTLLLPVVVSLINLIVPLIFSLISRMESYSNPRAKIYISITRNVILKMSIVGILCYYWLNSVPMDVSCWESFVGQSVYRLLIIDFIFCLLGTFFGEFLRNVIGTKLIQSLGVPEFDIARNVLDLIYAQTLAWIGIYFSPLLPVMQVIKLFIIFYVKKISLSMNCQPPKHTGRAAQMQTVFIALLFFPSFVGALSMVAYTVWSLNPSKHCGPFQGLNTPFDIIIRWTNDIQKVPGTHWVWWIFENVLRSELFYYLITLILLVFTFFLWQITEGRKELIKSLRQQIVNEGKDKAFLLNKLQNTQKQRRQMTFRPPDFDQTAHFNSNWMNTLPLDR; encoded by the exons ATGAGAAGACTGAGTGTTTACCCTAAGCCAGGAACATCTCTGGGAAACCTGGGATTGTTGGCAAACGAAATCCAACAGGAGGTTGAAAACA ATACATCCGATTTGGTATCAGAGCTGGTTGACCTGTCAGCCGGAGCAAGAATACAAGCCATTCGGTCCTTGCCTGTGTCATGTGATGAAAGGCGAACAATCAG GAATAGAGTGATCTCTGTCAAAAATTCAAAGACCATCTTTAATGTGGACTGTGGTCAACAGGTGTCTCGG TCATTTCGCAGATTTGGAGTCAACGTGGCATCGGTCAGACAGCGGTTGGTTATGTGGCATGGGACTCTGAAAGACATAGGAGGCAGATTTGGTACCTCTGTCCTCACTTACTTTTTGTTTCTCAAATGGCTGCTGAAGTTCAACCTCTTCTCACTGATCATCAATTTCGGCTTCATCACCATTCCCCAAATTGTGCACGCACCCAATATCACCAACGTTACTGCGTTCAGAGGCCTTGAGCTTCTTACTGGAGTG GGTTATTTTAACCAGACAGTGCTGTTCTATGGAGGCTATAATGGTGAAGTGATCGTATCCAAACCAGCCTATAACATGCAGTTGGCCTATTTCTTCACTATAGCGGCGTATCTAGTGCTGTGTGGCATATCTCTTATCTACAG CATGTCCAGATCCTTTCAGAAAAACTTTGTGTTGGAGTCAGGACCTGTCTCTGGAGGTGCGTGGCGTCTGCTGTGCAGCTGGGATTTCAGCGTAGTCAACGAGAAAGCCATACAGAACAACAAGAACAACCTTGGCATTGAGCTGAAG GAGTCTTTATCGGAAAGGTTACAGAGAAAGCGCACAATGGCAGTGTCTGACTGGATAAAGCATGTGTCTCTCCACCTACTAGCCTGGCTTCTCTCCTCAGGACTTGCTGTTGGCTCCTGTGCAAGCATCTACTTCCTAGGAATAAATCAGCTG AAGTCCAATCTGAATCACGATCCGAAAGATTTAAAGGCGGAGGCGTCTACTTTGCTTCTGCCTGTGGTCGTGTCCCTCATCAACCTGATAGTGCCTCTCATCTTCTCCCTCATTAGCAGGATGGAGAGTTACTCAAACCCACGGGCAAAGATCTACATCAGCATCACAAG AAATGTTATTTTGAAGATGTCTATCGTGGGAATTCTTTGCTATTACTGGCTGAATTCGGTGCCTATGGATGTCTCA TGTTGGGAGTCTTTTGTGGGCCAGAGTGTCTATCGACTGCTGATAATCGACTTTATATTCTGCCTGCTCGGCACTTTCTTTGGGGAGTTTCTGCGAAATGTAA TTGGAACCAAGCTCATCCAGAGTCTTGGCGTCCCGGAGTTTGACATTGCTAGGAATGTACTTGATCTAATCTATGCCCAGACGCTGGCTTG GATTGGAATTTACTTCTCCCCTTTACTTCCTGTAATGCAAGTCATTAAGTTGTTTATCATTTTTTACGTGAAAAAG ATCAGTCTGAGTATGAATTGTCAGCCGCCCAAGCACACAGGCAGAGCTGCCCAGATGCAGACGGTCTTCATCGCCTTGCTTTTCTTCCCCTCGTTTGTGGGTGCGCTGTCCATGGTAGCATACACAGTGTGGAG TTTGAATCCCTCAAAACACTGTGGGCCCTTCCAGGGTCTCAACACCCCATTTGACATCATTATTAGGTGGACTAATGATATTCAGAAAGTCCCAGGAACTCATTGGGTCTGGTGGATATTTGAAAACGTGCTGAGAAGCGAACTGTTCTACTATTTGATCACCCTCATCCTCTT aGTCTTCACATTTTTTCTCTGGCAAATCACTGAGGGACGGAAAGAGCTCATCAAGAGTCTACGACAGCAgattgtgaat GAAGGAAAGGACAAAGCCTTTCTCTTAAATAAACTACAGAATACACAGAAGCAGAGAAGACAGATGACTTTCAGACCTCCG GACTTTGATCAGACAGCACATTTCAACTCAAACTGGATGAATACGCTCCCCTTGGATAGATGA